From the Telopea speciosissima isolate NSW1024214 ecotype Mountain lineage chromosome 9, Tspe_v1, whole genome shotgun sequence genome, the window TATAAGAGAAATTGCATAAGCTAAGAGGACGAAAGTCAGCCATTACCTcagggttttctttctttggaaTAAGAACCAGGTTAGCCGAAGTGTAACTCCTTGGGAGGAAGCCACCCACAAAAAATCCTTGACTGCAACCCAAACATCACCACTTACTACCACCCAGCATGAAGTGAAAAAGTAACCCGAGAAGCCATCAAGGCCAGGAGCACTATCCATAGACAGATAAAAGGCTGCATGCTTAACCTCTTCCAGAGTTGGAGACGCCAATAAATACTCATTCTCCTCATCAGTTACCAACCTAAGAATCAGATGAAGCAGATCCTCATCCTGTTGGCTTCCTTGAGAAGTAAACACGTCTGAGAAAAACCGAACCGCCTCCACTGCCACCCAATTTCCATTGCCATCTTTTattttaggaaaaattacactgtcaccctctgaggtttgtactaaatataAAGCGACCCCCTGTGTCTTAAAAATATACACCCGGCACTCCTGAGTTTAGTGTACTTGTTACACTCAGCCCCCATCTGTTAGAGCATTTCCGTTAGTTGCTAATGTGTTGGccattgatgccttaaaatgataaatatacccctaatggggtgtgagcttaccattttgcccttagggaaGCGCAAACTTCAtacccccttccccttccccttccccttcccttcccttacCTTACCATCCCCCTGCTACTTGAACTTACCTGCGATAGAGAGGCTGCAACAAGAAGGCACAACGACTAAGGGGGTCACATTTGGGCGCAACAATGATAGGAGGCAGTGACCAGAGCTGGATCATAGTACGACCATTGTGATTTAGGGCTTTCCAGAGCTAGAACTCATGGGTTAGACCGAATACTAAAAAATTGCAGGGAGTGGAAGGGCAGTTATGGAGGGCTTTGGTGATGGATTTGAGTTCCAAAGCAGTCATTTTTCCAGTGGTGTTCGAATTGGAAGCGTAGTGGAGGAGGGCGTCTGCGATGGTTGTGGGTAGCCTGGGTTGGACATTAGTATCGGCGACGTGGGAGGAGGTGGAGATGATGGAATCCCTAGTGTTAATTAGGGTTAGAAGGAATACGAATGTAAAGAAGGTAACGAAAGCGAGAATGCATACACGGTGAGAACCTGCTTGCTTGTGGAGCGAAGGGTCGAGGATGAGCAGCTTTGTGTTGTTGGTGGTGTTCTTCATCCCTCTAACACTCTCAATGGGACTTCAAGCACAACCAAAGATGAAAGTAGTAGCAAATCTCCCTTTCAACTACTAGATAAAACATAGGGGAAAAGTGaaagggtctctcacaaagagttggaaaagtcataaatcccctcccattaattaatgtcttgaaactcccaccctcttaCATATGGTTTAcacaaccgtgtatgaaaacttttccctaaaacatatttaaagaggagaaaaaaagagcccttttttttttttttggtaggaggTAAAAGAGCGGATAGgggaagagaaatagagagCCAACGGCTCTTTGGTAtttcaagaaaaacaaaaataatgggACGTTGAAAGGGGTTGAGGGGAGATAGTGGATGGATGTTGGTGGTTGGCATTTAATGCCTTCCACCAATGTCTTCATCACATGTACACATGGAAAATTTGGTACACAACACATTAAACTATGAAAATAACTCACAATAATAAGTTTCTAATGATAGATCACCAAGAAATGATGATTATAAAGAAGATTCTACAGTTTATGTAATATGATTTGAGCACCATATTGTGGATGAAGAGTTATTACAGAGGTAGGAGCATGAGTATAAGATGGAGAAAGTTCAAAATCAAATCGTTGTAGAATCATTGCTAAAGCCATCTTTGCTTCTGTTATCGCGAAGTTCTGCCCAATGCAAATTCGAGGGCCCCAACCAAATGGAAAAAATGCGACTTTATTCTTTGTGGCCTTTGAGATTCCTTCTGCAAATCTCTCTGGTTTGAATTCTTCTGCATCTTCACCCCATACTTCATGATCATGTTGAAGGAGGAGTATAGGTAACATTAGCTGTATTCCAGGGGGCAAAGATACTTCTCCTAGTTTTATGTTCTTGTATGTACACCGATTAAGAAATAACACTGGTGGATATAATCTAAGAACCTCATACAGAATCATGGTTACCTGCAATAAGAACAGAAAGGTTAGAAAAACTATGTTCTGAATTCAGTAGACTCTATGTGTCTAAGACTGATGAGAAAGTGAGTTCTCACAGTTTTGAGGTGATTTAGTCCATCAAAATTCGGTTTGTTCTTCCCAAAGACTTGTAAGACTTCGTCCCTCGCACGCCCTTGCCATTCCGGATGCATACTTAATACAATCATTGTCCAAACAAGGAGAACAGATGTTGTTTCCTGCCCTGCAAAGTAGAAGAGCTTACACTCTTTGATGACCTCGTCGATGGTCATCCCAACattcttcttgtttttattttcttgaatttCATTATAGTTGGATTCAAGTAACAAGCCTAACAAGTCATCATTGTTGGCTTCTCCAACCTTCATAGCCTCTTGTCTTTTGTTGATGATGCCCATTAAAAGATCTCGCACCTCATTGttaatttctttcattcttttgttcctttttgTTGGCAGCAAACTGTCACATAATCTTTGTTAGGGCAAGAATCAAAATTTTTAATCTTGATAACTTTCACCTTCTGTTTTGGTGCAGAAATGAACAAATTCATGATTTGAAGTATATATTGATGATTTATGATCTATCAATGTCATACTTCATGCACACATTAACCATATTTTTCTGGGGCAATTACTAATACtatcctacacttagcctatatttactaaaactccCCTAGTTTAAACTTTTTTTCTGATACTCccttgcttttaaacttttacatctcctcctcccctcatgtttttaaatacccagattgccctcccttttcacctagtaactgTGTCTGGGAGCAGGTACcgagattgcccttcctttccATCGGGTCGAGCGGGTGCATCGGTATTTCGTTCATtactgtgtctgggtgcaggtgCACGCCGCGCTACGCGACCAAGTGGCAATCCTTTTCCCTATCTTTTAATCCCTAAAAGGTCTTGTTGCTACCTTATTGAATGTACCACCGATCCCATCCCAATACGGTTGAGACCGATTCTGATCCCATCCCAATACCGATCCTACCATCAATTACTAAATTCATGatgatggatgagacaaaagaaaaaaaaaaaatggataaattGTCATATGTCCTTAAGTAAGTGCTAATGCATTTAAATttaattcaaccaaaaaaataataatttaatcgCATTAAAATACATAAGGGGAAGAACTACTTTGTTAGTGGGAGAAGTGTTGAAATGCCaatgcttttctttctttgttcgGTAAAAGAATGAttctaagtatcagtatcgtatcatCCGTATCAGGTGATACgtaccggttttgctagtcatcgatatcgATACTATGTCGATAGCACGGTACGGACGAGGGGTAAAATtttcagaaaactcatttttttaagaAGATTCAAGAGTAATTTTGTCTGTTACAACCGATCCAAGTCGATACCATAAcagtatcatatcggttttgcaaGGTACCAATATCCGTTTCGATACcttacactaaaaccatgggtaaAAACAAACTTGTTAAAAATTTGTTAACCGGTTGGTTCTTTCTTGGTTCAGTAAAAACAACTTGTGAGCCACTCACTAAGATGGATAAATAGATTAGCAAGTTACTAAGTGAAAAGGAAGGgggtatttaaaaaaatgaggagagaaggagatgaaaaagtttaaaagcaaggGAGCatcagaaaagaaatttaaggtaTGGGTGTTTtcgtaaatataggctaagtgtaggagagtgatagtaattgccccattTTTCCACAAGAAGGTAGGGTATCTAAGAAAAACTTCTTCTACACACATGGAGCTATTGAATATTGGTTTGTTGCTAGTAATGCTCAATGGGGCAAGGGCAAAGATTGTACCTAAAACCAGGGATGAATGCAGTCTGTAAAGCCTGAACGACGAGCTCGCCTTGCTCATCTTGCAATTTGAATATCTGTCTACCTTCTTCGTAGGAGCTACCAAATGCTGCCCTAGAGATGACATCCCCTGTTAAATTTTGGAGTTCTGGCCACACATCCAATTCACAACGCCCTTCCAGTGTAACCAATTTCTCCCATTTGCTGATCATCTCATTACTGCTTGTATAAAATGCCGACAACATTTTCTTTACCAGatcacaaagaagaagaagaagaagaagaagagaaactctATGAGCATCACGATAAAAGTAATAAGATTAGAAAGAATTGTCAAAGATATAGAACCAACCTTTAGTTTTTCCATATGAAAGGCAGGATTTATAATCCTTCTGTGTTTGGCCCATTTCTCACCCTCATAGGTTGCAAGTCCACTCAAAAAATACCGTAagagtctatttcctttgatCTTTGCAAAGTGACCAAACTTGTTGCTCATAATGTCCCTTATGAGGTCAGGATCCATGATatacaatcttggatttgttccAAACCAAAAGGCAGAGTTTTTACCTGTATTTTCAAATTTACATTTATCAACAATTAATTCTCTTTTTTcacaattaaaaatataaaaaaagttcTCATACCCCACCAACTGTGTATAATGGGGCTATCTCAAGATAGCAAATAGTGAAATATATTTGCAGAGAGAAGAATTAGAGGCAACACATACCGAACTTCTGTATTGTTTGAAGATGAAAGGGTAACACACGTGAAACAATATCATGGGATAAGTTCATGGGCTTTGACTTAGCTTCCTCAAACATCCTCTGGTTCTCTTTCATGTCACCAAACAATAAATTATATGGAGGGACTTTGATGCCTTGTTCCTTGAGAAGCTTCTCCAGCTTCTTAGGCTTCCACCATATCCATTCCAACACCTTCCATCCCCACCACACAGCCAAAATGGATAATATCACAGTTAAAATAAACCAGCTTTCTCTCATCACTCCCATCATTTGGAACACCACCACTAGCAGTTGAGATAGACGAGAGTGAGTGAGATGGGGCATTATTTATACATGATAAGGAGCGGAATGACTTGGGGAGGAAGAAAAGATAGACGGGTGGAATGCGTATTTCTAGTTTTTATGACGTATGTGACTGCGTCAAAAGATACCAAACCATGGTATCATGCcttcaatttatttttggggtgggggtgggggtgggggggaagaGTCAAACATCATGTGACCGCCACATGTTGGCGAGCCGAACCAGGCGTGCAACACTTTATTGTGGCAATAGATAAGCTTTATTAACAAGGATAGTGATAGGGACACGTTAAAACTAGGAACGCTTGGGATTTTGTCCTCACATCTAGACATGTTTGATGTCCGGACAAGATCaacttctttcatcttcatcttttaAATCACAATAACTTTCGTCTTTCTTTCTAGAACGCCGCCCACCTTTTTCTaccatttta encodes:
- the LOC122639699 gene encoding cytochrome P450 CYP72A219-like isoform X2, whose translation is MGVMRESWFILTVILSILAVWWGWKVLEWIWWKPKKLEKLLKEQGIKVPPYNLLFGDMKENQRMFEEAKSKPMNLSHDIVSRVLPFHLQTIQKFGKNSAFWFGTNPRLYIMDPDLIRDIMSNKFGHFAKIKGNRLLRYFLSGLATYEGEKWAKHRRIINPAFHMEKLKKMLSAFYTSSNEMISKWEKLVTLEGRCELDVWPELQNLTGDVISRAAFGSSYEEGRQIFKLQDEQGELVVQALQTAFIPGFSLLPTKRNKRMKEINNEVRDLLMGIINKRQEAMKVGEANNDDLLGLLLESNYNEIQENKNKKNVGMTIDEVIKECKLFYFAGQETTSVLLVWTMIVLSMHPEWQGRARDEVLQVFGKNKPNFDGLNHLKTVTMILYEVLRLYPPVLFLNRCTYKNIKLGEVSLPPGIQLMLPILLLQHDHEVWGEDAEEFKPERFAEGISKATKNKVAFFPFGWGPRICIGQNFAITEAKMALAMILQRFDFELSPSYTHAPTSVITLHPQYGAQIILHKL